In Rhodothermus sp., the genomic window AGACCGGTCGTTTTCGCCTGGATGGGGGTGCAATGTTCGGCATCATCCCCAAACCTTTGTGGGAGCGCTATGCACCGGCTGACGAGCGCAATCGCATTCTGTTGAACATGCGTTGCCTGTTACTGGAAGGCAACGGTCGCCTGATTATGATTGACAACGGCATCGGGGATAAACTGGATGCCAGGTTTCGCGACATTTATGCCGTCGATCATGACTACGCCGAGCTCCATCGTTCGCTGCATCGACTGGGCTTTTCAGCAGCCGACATCACCGACGTTATCCTGACGCACCTGCACTTTGATCACTGCGGTGGCAGCACACGACGCGTGGGGGATCGGCTGGAAGTTGCCTTTCCAAAGGCCATCTTTCATGTGCAGCGGCGTCACTGGGAATGGGCGCGGAATCCCAATCTCCGCGAGCGGGCATCGTTTTTGCCAGAAAATCTGGAGCCGCTGGAAGCTTCCGGACAGCTCCGGCTGCTGGAGGGACCGGGGGAAGTGCTTCCGGGCATTATGGTAGAGGTAGTCAACGGACATACCGAAGCGCAGCAGATTGTGCGCATCGAAGGGCCGGAGGGAACGCTCGTCTTCGTGGCCGATCTGATTCCGACAACAGCACATATGCGGCCGGTCTGGAACATGGGCTACGACGTTCGGCCGCTGGTAACTATCGAGGAAAAATTGGCTTTTCTGGATCGGGCCGAAGCGAACGGCTGGCACCTGTTCTTCGAGCACGACCCGGAAGTCGCTGTAGTCAGTCTGAAGCGGACGGAGCGGGAAGTGGCGGCGGTACATCCACGTCCGCTGGCCGAAATCTTCTAAGGCTATGTGTGCAGCAGAAGCATCGGACACGATCCTGCTGGTCACCGACACCACGGCACCGTCTTCAATTGTCCATCTGCTTACCAAGGCCGGCTGGAAGGTACAGACCTGCCTGCCCGAGGAAATGGCCCGGCAGCTGGCGCATGAACACGTGCGTGGAGTAATCGTGCGGGTTCATCCAGACCGGGAAGCAGCCTGTCTGCAGACGCTGGGGGCCGCACCGGCACGCCCCGTGCTGCTGCTCACCGAATCGGAAGGGGGGCGTCAGGCGGTGGCCGCGGCACAGGCGGGGTGGCTGACAGCAGCTGCTCCGGACCAGATCGCGCAAGTGGAGGCCTGGGTGCAGCGGCTGACCGCGGCCGGTGCCACCTCGACGGCTGCACAGCTCCGTCATCTACGGCAGGCGCTGTCTCGGCTCAATCATGACCTGAAAAATCCGCTGGCGATTATCTCAGGCAATGCGCAATTTTTGCAGGAGCTGCTTCGCATGCGGGGCGGTGATCCAGAACTGGAGGGACCCGTGGCCGACATTGAGGAGGCCTGTCGCCAGATCTACACCTTGCTCCAACGGCTGGTCGCGTTGCGAGATTCGCTGCCCGCCTGATAGGTGCATCGATTATGCATCAGGCCGGATGGCGTCATCCTTGGGTGGATTTTCATAAACTGTAACCGGTTCCGGTGAGGAACCCCCCTGCCGAGGGTCCGTAGAACGGCCCCAACAACGATGTTCTTACCAGCTCATCCAGAAGGGTGGAGGGACCAGGCCCTGTGAAGCCCTGGCAACCGTCCCGTTAATCGTCGGGAGACGATGCGGGAAAAGGTGCCAATTCCTGCCTCGCACGACCGCGAGGGGAGATGAGCTGTTCAAGGCAATGCCATGAACAGTGGACCTCTTCCGCGGATGGGCGTGCGGGAGAGGTTTTTTCATAACCGCCTGGCATGCCGTCCGTCGTGCATGGGCCTGTGGCCCATCCGGCCTTCAGGGTGAGTTGGTCTGCGTCGGAAGTCTCACCCACCAACCGTCCACAGGCCCATGCGTCAGCCATCTAACTTTCGCTTTGAGACCCTTCAGGTTCACGGTGGTCAGGAACCCGATCCCGCAACCGGTGCCCGTGCCGTGCCTATCTATGCTTCGACCTCCTTTGTCTTCAAAGATGCCGACCACGCTGCCCGGCTGTTTGCCCTGCAGGAGTTTGGCAACATCTACTCCCGCATCATGAATCCCACCAACGACGTGTTTGAGCGTCGCGTGGCGGCTCTGGAAGGTGGCGTGGCCGCGCTGGCTACTTCCAGCGGACAGGCTGCCCAGTTCCTGGCACTGACCACACTGGCCGAAGCCGGGGACAACATCGTATCGACCAGCTATCTCTATGGCGGCACCTACAACCAGTTTAAGGTTTCCTTTCCGCGTATCGGCATTCAGGTGCGGTTTGCCTCAGGTGATGATCCGGATTCGATTGAATGCCTGATCGATGAGCGCACCAAGGCCGTCTACGTTGAGACGATTGGCAATCCGCGCTTCAACATTCCGGACTTCGAGCGGCTGGCTGAAATTGCCCATCGCCATGGCGTACCCCTGGTGGTGGACAACACCTTCGGAGCCTGCGGCTACCTGTGCCGCCCTATCGAATATGGAGCCGATATTGTCGTACATTCGGCCACGAAATGGATCGGTGGGCATGGTACCACGATCGGTGGGGTGATTGTCGATGCGGGGACCTTTCCGTGGAATAATGGGCGCTTTCCGAGCTTCACCGAGCCCTCGCCCGGTTATCATGGCCTGAACTTCTGGGAAACGTTTGGACCCGAGGGCGTGCTGGGGGTCAACGTGGCCTTTATCATGCGGGCGCGTGTCGAAGGCATGCGTGACTTCGGGCCCTGTCAGCATCCCTTTGGCGCATTTCTGTTGTTGCAGGGGCTCGAGACGCTTTCGCTACGGGTGCAGCGGAGTTGCGACAACGCTCTGGAACTGGCCCGCTGGCTTCGTGAGCAGCCGCAGGTAGCCTGGGTAAGCTATCCGGGGCTGGAAGATCATCCCTATCACGAACGGGCCAAAAAGTATCTGCGCCATGGTTTCGGAGCTGTGTTGGCCTTCGGGTTGCGTGGAGGATATGAGGCCGGACGTGCCTTTGTCAGCAACGTACGGCTGGCCAGCCTGCTGGCGAACGTGGGGGATGCCAAAACGCTGGTGATCCATCCAGCTTCTACTACTCATCAGCAGCTGACGGTCGAAGAGCAGCGGGCTGCCGGCGTGACGCCCGACATGGTGCGCGTCTCGGTGGGCATCGAGCACATTGAAGACCTCAAGGAAGACTTCGCGCAAGCGCTGGCCCGCATTCCCAAAAAGGCTGCAGCCTGAACCTGAACTCCCGCATCGGAGCAGCCATGACGCAAACGTTTGGGCTTGCTGAATTTGTGTTGGAAAGCGGCCAGGTGTTGCGCCAGGTGCAGGTGGCCTACCGAACCTGGGGGCGCCTGAACGCGGACGGCACCAATGCGCTGGTGGTCTGTCATGCATTGACCGGAAGTGCAGACGTTGACCAGTGGTGGAGCGATCTGCTGGGGCCCGGACGTGCGTTGGATACGGAGCGTTTTTTTGTCGTGTGTGCCAACGTGCTGGGTTCTCCTTATGGCACCACGTCGCCGCTGACGATCAATCCGGACACCGGACGCCCCTACGGGCCAGCGTTTCCACGGGTCACTATCCGCGACACGGTTAACCTGCATCGCAAGCTGCTGGAGCATCTGGGCGTACGACAGGTGGCCGTCGTCGTCGGCGGCTCCATGGGGGGGATGCAGGTGCTGGAGTGGGCTTTTCAGGGCGATTTTGTGCGGGCGATCATCCCGATTGCCGTGGGCGGACGGCATTCGGCCTGGTGTATCGGCTGGAGTGAAGCCCAGCGGCAGGCCATCTACGCCGATCCACGCTGGCGTGGCGGTCACTATGACCCGGATGATCCGCCTGTGCATGGCCTGGCTACGGCTCGTATGATAGCCATGATCTCGTATCGCTCCTATCAATCCTTTACAGCGCGCTTTGGCCGCCGTCGTATGGTTCGGGGAGGACAAACGCTTTTTGCGGTGGAAAGCTATCTGCACTACCAGGGGGAAAAGCTGGTGCGCCGGTTCGATGCGAACTGCTATGTGCGACTTACGCAGAAGATGGACTCGCACGATGTGTCGCGTGGGCGGGGACCATATCCGGAGGCGCTGGCCGAAGTGCGCCAACCTGCCCTGATTGTCGGGATCGACTCCGATGTACTCTATCCGCTGGCCGAGCAGGAGGAACTGGCAACGCATCTGCCCAATGCTTCGCTCTACGTGCTGCACTCGCCTCATGGACACGATGCGTTCCTGATCGAAACGCAAACCCTTAACGAAGTGCTACGCGAATGGATTGCCGCAAACGTTCCGGTAGGGGCGGCGCCCAGCCCCTGGCCTTCCAACCCAACCACCGCCTGAAGGTACTCAAATTTGGCGGGACGTCGGTCGGCTCGGCTGAACTGGTTGCGCGCGTGGCCGAGCTGATTGCCCGGGCGTCGGCCACCCATCAGGTCGTGGTCGTGGTGTCGGCTGCCGCCGGCGTCACCAACGAGCTGGCCGCTGCCTGGGAGGCACTCCAGCAGGGGATGCTGGACGTGCCCACGTTGCTGGCCCAGCTACGCCGACGACATCGGTTGCTGGCGCAGGTGCTGCAGGAGCATCCGGCCCTGCGGCGCGGTTACCTGGTCACCCTGGAAGAAGCGCTGGTGCGGCTGGCCCGTGTGCTGGAGATAGCTCGGTATGATGCGGATCCGGCCTGGCACGATGAGGTGCTGGCCACCGGCGAACGTCTGATGGCGCCGTTGCTGGCGGCTCGGCTCAGAGCATGCGGGTTGAAGGCGTTTGCGCAGGATGCTACTGCGCTGATCTGCACCGATGCGCAATATGGGGAGGCGAACGTCCAGCTGGAAGCTACGCGCGAACGCCTGCATCGCTGGTTTGCCCGCATCGGCCGACAGGTAGTACCGGTCGTTACCGGCTTCATCGGGGCCACGCCCGAGGGACGTACCACCACGCTGGGGCGTGGCGGAAGCGACTACTCAGCCGCCCTGCTGGCGGCGCTGCTCGGGGCCGAGGTGCTGGAGCGCTGGACAGATGTAGACGGACTCTATGCGAAAGATCCCCGTAAATATCCCGATGCCTGCCGCTACCAGACGCTGGTGCTCGAAGAAGCCTGGGCCTGGAACCATGCAGGCAAACTGGGCATGCATCGCAAAGCACTTGATCCGCTGGTGGCGGCAGGTATTCCGGTGCATATCCGTTCAACCATGACCCCCGAACGGCCGGGAACCTGGTTGCTGCCAGCCGATACCCCGCAGACCCTGGTCGGCTGAAAGTTTGGTCCTGTTAACCCCCAAACCCGAAACGCATCCATGATACGTTCCAAGTTTCGTGTAGGTATTCTCGGCGCTACCGGCGCCGTTGGTCAGAAGTTTGTCGAACTGCTGGCCGATCATCCCTGGTTTGAAATCAGCGTGCTGGCCGCTTCAGAACGCTCAGCAGGCAAACGTTATCAAGAGGCCGTCAACTGGATCGGCAGCCGTCCCATTCCGCCACAGGTGGCCGAGCAGGAAGTGGTGCCGATTACGACGGACCTGGACTGCGACTTTGTATTTTCCGGGCTCAGCGCCAGTGTGGCCGGCGAGGTCGAAGGCCGGCTGGCCGAGGCCGGCTATCCGGTCATTTCAAATGCCCGCAACTACCGGATGCGGGAGGATGTGCCGTTGCTGATCCCGGAAATCAACCCCGAACATACGGCCCTGATCGAACGACAACCCTGGCGATCCAGGGGCGGCTTCATCGTCACGAACCCGAATTGCTCGACGGTGGGTCTTGTATGCGCGCTCTATCCGCTGGTCAAGGTGTTCGGGGTCGAGCAGGTGCAGGTCACCACGTTGCAGGCCCTCTCGGGCGCCGGCTATCCGGGCGTGCCCGCTCTGGATGCAACGGCTAACGTGATTCCGTTTATCGGCGGCGAGGAGGAGAAAATGGCCACCGAGCCCCGCAAGATTCTGGGGCGCCTGGTGGAAGGCCGCATTGAACCGGCTGCTCTTCGAATCAGCGCCCAGTGCAACCGGGTGCCGGTACTGGAAGGGCATCTGGAGTGCATCTCAGTCAAGCTGACGCGGCCAGCCGCGCCCGACGAAGTGCGTGAGGTGCTGCAGACTTTCCAAAGCCCGATCGCCGAGCTGGGGCTGCCAACAGCGCCTGCACAGCTTCTGCACGTGTTCGATGAGCCCCACTTTCCGCAGCCGCGCCGCCATGTCGAGCTGGGGCGAGGTATGACCGTCTCGATCGGACGCATTCGTTCCTGTGAGGTGTTCGATGTAAAGTTTGTGGCGCTGGTTCATAACACGATCCGTGGGGCAGCGGGGGGAGCTGTGCTCAACGCCGAGCTGCTGGTACATCAGGGCTACTTGAAACCGCGCCGCACGCCCGTCGTTGCCGAGGCCTGAGAGGCCTGGACAACGACCCGATATGGAGCAGATAACGATACGGCCGGCGCGCTGGGACGACGCCGAAGCCCTGGAGACGCTCTGGTGGCGATTGCTTGAAGAACAGGCCGCACTGGACCCTACGTTTGCCCCTGCCGCAGATGCGCGTCGTCGCTGGCGCAACGACTTTATGCTGTGGGTGCGCGATCGTATGTACCGACTACTGGTGGCTGAACACTCCCGTGAACTGATTGGCTTTATCTCGGCGCATCAGTGGAGCCCGCCCCCGATCTACCGGCAGGAGCTGGAAGTCTATATCAACGAGCTATACGTACTGCCAGGCTATCGGCGGCAGGGGATCGGCGCGCAACTGGTGGCGGCCGTACGCGCCTGGGCGCAGGAGATCGGGGCTGTACGGCTACGGCTGGGTGTACTGGCGGCCAACCGCGAAGGACTGGCTTTCTGGGAACGTCAGCAAGCTCGCCCCTTTTCAATCACGCTGACCATACCTTTGACGGATTTTCAAAGCCGAGCTCTGGAAACCTGAAGGCCCCTTTCAGCGATAAAAGGGCTTGCCAGCGGGTTGACAGGCCACGCAGAAAGTCGTATCATGAAGCCCGCTGGCAACGAGCGGAAGTAGCTCAGCTGGTAGAGCGTCTGCTTGCCATGCAGAAGGTCGCGGGTTCGAGTCCCGTCTTCCGCTCTACCCGCCTGTTCATGAGAACAGGCGGGTTTTTTTGTAACTCAGGGGGTAGCCGTTAGCGGCTGTGAGTGACGGCGCCAGCGAATGCGGTCACCTTCGAGAATGCCGTAGGTGTCCGTAAAACCGGCAGGCACCTCAACCACAAAACGGGCGGGGTAGTGTGAAGAGATCGTTTCAGCCGAGTAGGGGCGTGTGTACTTGGAAATTGAAACAATCTGCGAATCGCTATTGACAAAAATAATGTCGAGCGAAAGCGGTGTGTTGACCATCCAGAAGTTCTGCAACTCCTCTCGTTCGAAGATGAACAGCATCCCGCTACGTTCAGGTAGATGCGTGCGTTCCATAAGCCCGCGCTGACGGGCCGAGTCGGTTTCGGCAATCTCGATGGCAATGGTCACCAGGGTATCCCCGTCGCGCACGAAGGCCAAGCGTCCGTCTTCTCGGAAGGGAATTGATCGTTCCGGAGGAGCAGGAGGGGAAGAAGTACGCCGACAGCTCATCAGCAACAGCAATATACTCAAACACAGACTCAGCGCGACCGTCAGACGCATGGGAACATCGGGTTAGGGCGGCTGGAATACCTGACCATCGCCAGAAAATACGCTTTTCGCGATAGGGTTGCGTGAAAAAAAGCCCTCCGGTGAAGGAGGGCTCGTCAAGGGCGGAGTGTATCGCTATTGCGCTGGGATGAACGCTTTCAGGCGTGCGCCATCGAGCTGAAGGAGGCCGTCTTCCGAGAGAATGCGGGCAGATCCGGCAGCCGGTCCGAAGGCCAGCGTGAGCTTGCCGTTGGGCCCGTCGATCTTGATGACGATCACTTCCACGGTAGGCGTGCCGCCTTCGTCCAGCGTCTGGTCTTCGACCACGCGGAAGAAGAACTCGGTAACGCCTGGGCCACGCACTACATCGTCGTAGGTAGTTTCGGCGCCCAGGACGCGAAAGCCGGTGTCGCCCAGTTCAACGTCAACGGCACCGACGGCTTTCACCTTGGTACCCTGGGCTTCGATTGTGACTTGTGTGCCGGGAGCCAGAGGATTGCCCAGATGGTCGGTGAGTTGCAGCAGGTAGGATTGATCCAGGGTAGCCACCGGCGTCTGCGGCAAGCAGTTTCCCTGATCGTCGAGCATGCACAGCACGGCTACCGGAGGGCCGGAAAAGACAATAGGAATACTACGGGTGACGGGCTGCTGGTTACGGTCAGCAGTCGTGGCCGTAATGATGGCGATGCCGTCGGGAGGCAGAGGATTGGCCGCATAGAGAGTAACACTGCCCTGCCCGTTTGCGTCGGTCATGACTGAGCCCGTGATAACGCCGTGGGTGGTTGTAAAGTAGACGGCTGTACCGGGTTTGACTGGATTGCCGTACTGGTCGCCCACAATCACGCTGATCTCGTTCTCCAGGCCATAGGCCACCCATCCCGGGAAGTTGTATTGCGCAGGGGCCAGCGTGAAGAAAGCAGGGTCGGGCAGCCCCCCATGGATAGCCAGGCTTACGGGTTGGGAGCGGATCGTGCGGCCATCTACGGTGGCTTCGGCCACGACCTGTACGACGCCGGCTTTCGTACCGCTGGCCACATGCACGCGTACGCGGCCGCTGTTGTCGGTCAGAGCCTCGGTGGGAAACAGATACTCACCTCCGCCTGGTTGCACACCGAAACGGAAACGTACGCGCACCGCATGCTCCAGCACAACGGGGCGGCCCATGGAGTCCGCTACCTGAAAGACCAGTTCAGCCGTCTCCTTCGAGCCGCTTTCGCGCACGCCAATAGCCTGGTCCGATTGCGAGAGCAGCAGGATATTGGCCGCTTTGCCGGAGACCGGCTCTTCGGTGGCCGTGCGCGTCAGCCGGAGGACAGGTACCTCGATCGAGCGATCGGGGACGGCCAGTATCGGCAGCGAAGCAGTGCTATAACCGGTCTTGGTAGCGCTGACTGTCAGCTCCATAGTACTGTCGAGGGCCACTTCAAACCGGTAACGGCCCATCGAGTCGGTTTCGGTGATGAGTCCTTGCGGCTGCAGCTGCACCAGAGCAGCGATAATGGGATCGTTCGTTTCCGCATCGAGCACCTGACCGGTCAGTGTAACGATGCCGGCGGTTTCCTCCGGGGTTGTCTGGTCACAACCGACCCAGAGTAGCAAGGCAATCGACAACAGGCAAAAAATGCGTCGCATGGGTCGCTCTGTAAACCTGTGGTTTTGATGCTATTGGCAAAGACAAGCCTGTACTGGATGCTTCTCCGTGGGATATCGGCGAGGCATGCCCAGGCTTTAGCTACTGGCTGCAAATGCGGTGCCGCTCAGAGCAGACGGGTGACGATGGCGTCGCAGACGTGCCGTCCCTGACGACTCAGGCGGAGCTTTCCGTTACGGATGGGTTCGATCAGGCCTTCAGCTTCCAGTTCAGCCAGCTCATCCAACCGTTCGCCGAGCAGGTCTACCCCGTAGCGTTCGGCATAGTAGTCCAGGTCCAGTCCCTCAGCCGTACGTAGCCGCAGGAACAGGTACTCCTGTGCCAGCTGGTCGTAGGAAAGGCCTTCGCGGAACTCAAGCGGTAGATGGTGCTGGGCCAGCAGCGCTTCATAGCGTCGGATATTGCGGACGTTCGCCCAGCGGTAAGCCCCCGGTTCGGGCAACTGGCCCCACCAGAACGAGTGCGCCGAAGGACCAAAGCCCAGGTAGTTGCCGTGCCGCCAGTAGGTGTGGTTGTGGCGTGATTGATAGCCCGGACGGGCGAAGTTTGAGATTTCGTAATGTTCGTAGCCTCGCGCTTCCAGGTACTCCATCGCAAAGTCGTAGCAGGCCCGGTAGGTCTCTTCGTTGGCCGGCTGCACCTGGCCGCGTTCGACCTGCTTGTAGAGCACGGTGCGGGGTTCGATTGTCAGACTGTACGTCGAAACGTGTGGGATATCGCGGTCGGCGACTTTTTGCAGGTTGGCCATCCAGTATTCGAGTGGCTGTTCGGGCAGGCCAAAGATCAGATCCACGTTGAGGTGCTCGAAGCCAACGCGGCGGGCATCTTCGATGGCCGTTTCGGCCTGCCTGGCGGTGTGGGCCCGGTTCAAGAACTTGAGGTCGGCTTCGTAAAACGATTGCACGCCGATAGAAAGGCGGTTGATGCCAAGGCTGCGCAGACCACGCAGGTAATCAGGTGAAGCGTCTTCTGGATTGACTTCAAATGTTATTTCCTGAAGCGCTGACAGGTCGAAATGTCGATCCAGTTCGTTCAACACCTGGGCGACTTCTTCCAACGACAGGCGCGACGGCGTGCCCCCGCCAAAGTAGATGGTTTCGATGGGTTCGAGACGACCGTAGAGCTGACCATAATATGCGATCTCGGTGCAGAGCGACTGCACGAAGGTCGCATAGAGCCGCTGTCCCGTAACGAAATAAAAGTCGCAATAGATGCAGCGCTGTTTGCAGAAAGGAATGTGAAGGTAAAGTCCGGCCATGGTCCAGAGCTTGCGTGAACAACGGTTTTACGTGCACCTCTCCGCTCTCCCAAGCGAAGTTGCTGCAGGAAAGATACTCCTACAGGGGAATTCCTGCTTCAGCGGGGGTGACGCGTCTCCTTACAGAGGAGCCCCCGCCAGCGTCTTTGTAGGCGGCACCCTGTATCTCCCCTCACGGAAGGAGACTTAGGGTGTATATTTAGTTAAACGCCAGAAGGCGTACACTCTTCCAGTCGGGACATCTATGCTGGATTTTGTTCGTTTTCAGCAGCAGTTGCGCGGTTTTGCGGCCTATCAGCAGCAGCGGCGTGATCGGCTGCAAGAGAAACTGCAGGCTGCGCTGGAGGCCTGGCAACAGGTGGACGATGTAGAGGCGCTGCTGGCGGAGGTTGATCGCGTCCGACCAAGCTGGCTGGTTGCCCGGCCGCTGGGCGAGCGCCTGCAGGAGCGCGTGGCTGTGCCGGAGCGACCTGCGCAGGTGACCGTGGTGGCCGCCGACGGCTCGCAGATTTTTCCAGACCGGCACGTGGAGCCTCCGTGCTTTTTGCTGAATGTAGGACGGGTGGCCTTTCAACTGGGCACTTACGAGCCGGTTCGGATGGAATCGATCCCGCGTTTTTATTTCCGTCAGGAAGACGTGCAGGATTTGCTGGATGAGCGACTGGAGGCCGTTTCTGTCGAGATTGTCTCGGCATTGCGGGATGCCTTCGAGCTCGAGGCGTTGTTGGAGCTGGCCTGGGACGTACGGCGGGACGGTCGGCCGCTGGTGGCTCTGCTTGATGGCACGCTGATTCGCTGGATGATTCGTCGGTTGCATCAGCGCGAACTGGAAGAGGAGCTCGTTCGCCGTTATGTGGATCTGCTGGAGCAGTTCCAGCAAGCCGAGATTCCGGTTGCTTCGTACATTAGCATGCCCGGTGGGGCCGAAGTAGTGAACCTGCTCCGAGTGGCGCGGGATGAGTGTTCGT contains:
- a CDS encoding MBL fold metallo-hydrolase codes for the protein MPRIGCYTLYTVETGRFRLDGGAMFGIIPKPLWERYAPADERNRILLNMRCLLLEGNGRLIMIDNGIGDKLDARFRDIYAVDHDYAELHRSLHRLGFSAADITDVILTHLHFDHCGGSTRRVGDRLEVAFPKAIFHVQRRHWEWARNPNLRERASFLPENLEPLEASGQLRLLEGPGEVLPGIMVEVVNGHTEAQQIVRIEGPEGTLVFVADLIPTTAHMRPVWNMGYDVRPLVTIEEKLAFLDRAEANGWHLFFEHDPEVAVVSLKRTEREVAAVHPRPLAEIF
- a CDS encoding histidine kinase dimerization/phospho-acceptor domain-containing protein, with amino-acid sequence MCAAEASDTILLVTDTTAPSSIVHLLTKAGWKVQTCLPEEMARQLAHEHVRGVIVRVHPDREAACLQTLGAAPARPVLLLTESEGGRQAVAAAQAGWLTAAAPDQIAQVEAWVQRLTAAGATSTAAQLRHLRQALSRLNHDLKNPLAIISGNAQFLQELLRMRGGDPELEGPVADIEEACRQIYTLLQRLVALRDSLPA
- a CDS encoding O-acetylhomoserine aminocarboxypropyltransferase/cysteine synthase; the encoded protein is MRQPSNFRFETLQVHGGQEPDPATGARAVPIYASTSFVFKDADHAARLFALQEFGNIYSRIMNPTNDVFERRVAALEGGVAALATSSGQAAQFLALTTLAEAGDNIVSTSYLYGGTYNQFKVSFPRIGIQVRFASGDDPDSIECLIDERTKAVYVETIGNPRFNIPDFERLAEIAHRHGVPLVVDNTFGACGYLCRPIEYGADIVVHSATKWIGGHGTTIGGVIVDAGTFPWNNGRFPSFTEPSPGYHGLNFWETFGPEGVLGVNVAFIMRARVEGMRDFGPCQHPFGAFLLLQGLETLSLRVQRSCDNALELARWLREQPQVAWVSYPGLEDHPYHERAKKYLRHGFGAVLAFGLRGGYEAGRAFVSNVRLASLLANVGDAKTLVIHPASTTHQQLTVEEQRAAGVTPDMVRVSVGIEHIEDLKEDFAQALARIPKKAAA
- the metX gene encoding homoserine O-acetyltransferase, whose protein sequence is MTQTFGLAEFVLESGQVLRQVQVAYRTWGRLNADGTNALVVCHALTGSADVDQWWSDLLGPGRALDTERFFVVCANVLGSPYGTTSPLTINPDTGRPYGPAFPRVTIRDTVNLHRKLLEHLGVRQVAVVVGGSMGGMQVLEWAFQGDFVRAIIPIAVGGRHSAWCIGWSEAQRQAIYADPRWRGGHYDPDDPPVHGLATARMIAMISYRSYQSFTARFGRRRMVRGGQTLFAVESYLHYQGEKLVRRFDANCYVRLTQKMDSHDVSRGRGPYPEALAEVRQPALIVGIDSDVLYPLAEQEELATHLPNASLYVLHSPHGHDAFLIETQTLNEVLREWIAANVPVGAAPSPWPSNPTTA
- a CDS encoding aspartate kinase, coding for MDCRKRSGRGGAQPLAFQPNHRLKVLKFGGTSVGSAELVARVAELIARASATHQVVVVVSAAAGVTNELAAAWEALQQGMLDVPTLLAQLRRRHRLLAQVLQEHPALRRGYLVTLEEALVRLARVLEIARYDADPAWHDEVLATGERLMAPLLAARLRACGLKAFAQDATALICTDAQYGEANVQLEATRERLHRWFARIGRQVVPVVTGFIGATPEGRTTTLGRGGSDYSAALLAALLGAEVLERWTDVDGLYAKDPRKYPDACRYQTLVLEEAWAWNHAGKLGMHRKALDPLVAAGIPVHIRSTMTPERPGTWLLPADTPQTLVG
- the asd gene encoding aspartate-semialdehyde dehydrogenase; amino-acid sequence: MIRSKFRVGILGATGAVGQKFVELLADHPWFEISVLAASERSAGKRYQEAVNWIGSRPIPPQVAEQEVVPITTDLDCDFVFSGLSASVAGEVEGRLAEAGYPVISNARNYRMREDVPLLIPEINPEHTALIERQPWRSRGGFIVTNPNCSTVGLVCALYPLVKVFGVEQVQVTTLQALSGAGYPGVPALDATANVIPFIGGEEEKMATEPRKILGRLVEGRIEPAALRISAQCNRVPVLEGHLECISVKLTRPAAPDEVREVLQTFQSPIAELGLPTAPAQLLHVFDEPHFPQPRRHVELGRGMTVSIGRIRSCEVFDVKFVALVHNTIRGAAGGAVLNAELLVHQGYLKPRRTPVVAEA
- a CDS encoding GNAT family N-acetyltransferase, producing MEQITIRPARWDDAEALETLWWRLLEEQAALDPTFAPAADARRRWRNDFMLWVRDRMYRLLVAEHSRELIGFISAHQWSPPPIYRQELEVYINELYVLPGYRRQGIGAQLVAAVRAWAQEIGAVRLRLGVLAANREGLAFWERQQARPFSITLTIPLTDFQSRALET
- a CDS encoding DUF192 domain-containing protein produces the protein MRLTVALSLCLSILLLLMSCRRTSSPPAPPERSIPFREDGRLAFVRDGDTLVTIAIEIAETDSARQRGLMERTHLPERSGMLFIFEREELQNFWMVNTPLSLDIIFVNSDSQIVSISKYTRPYSAETISSHYPARFVVEVPAGFTDTYGILEGDRIRWRRHSQPLTATP
- a CDS encoding Ig-like domain-containing protein, which produces MRRIFCLLSIALLLWVGCDQTTPEETAGIVTLTGQVLDAETNDPIIAALVQLQPQGLITETDSMGRYRFEVALDSTMELTVSATKTGYSTASLPILAVPDRSIEVPVLRLTRTATEEPVSGKAANILLLSQSDQAIGVRESGSKETAELVFQVADSMGRPVVLEHAVRVRFRFGVQPGGGEYLFPTEALTDNSGRVRVHVASGTKAGVVQVVAEATVDGRTIRSQPVSLAIHGGLPDPAFFTLAPAQYNFPGWVAYGLENEISVIVGDQYGNPVKPGTAVYFTTTHGVITGSVMTDANGQGSVTLYAANPLPPDGIAIITATTADRNQQPVTRSIPIVFSGPPVAVLCMLDDQGNCLPQTPVATLDQSYLLQLTDHLGNPLAPGTQVTIEAQGTKVKAVGAVDVELGDTGFRVLGAETTYDDVVRGPGVTEFFFRVVEDQTLDEGGTPTVEVIVIKIDGPNGKLTLAFGPAAGSARILSEDGLLQLDGARLKAFIPAQ
- the hemW gene encoding radical SAM family heme chaperone HemW; the protein is MAGLYLHIPFCKQRCIYCDFYFVTGQRLYATFVQSLCTEIAYYGQLYGRLEPIETIYFGGGTPSRLSLEEVAQVLNELDRHFDLSALQEITFEVNPEDASPDYLRGLRSLGINRLSIGVQSFYEADLKFLNRAHTARQAETAIEDARRVGFEHLNVDLIFGLPEQPLEYWMANLQKVADRDIPHVSTYSLTIEPRTVLYKQVERGQVQPANEETYRACYDFAMEYLEARGYEHYEISNFARPGYQSRHNHTYWRHGNYLGFGPSAHSFWWGQLPEPGAYRWANVRNIRRYEALLAQHHLPLEFREGLSYDQLAQEYLFLRLRTAEGLDLDYYAERYGVDLLGERLDELAELEAEGLIEPIRNGKLRLSRQGRHVCDAIVTRLL
- a CDS encoding DNA double-strand break repair nuclease NurA; this translates as MLDFVRFQQQLRGFAAYQQQRRDRLQEKLQAALEAWQQVDDVEALLAEVDRVRPSWLVARPLGERLQERVAVPERPAQVTVVAADGSQIFPDRHVEPPCFLLNVGRVAFQLGTYEPVRMESIPRFYFRQEDVQDLLDERLEAVSVEIVSALRDAFELEALLELAWDVRRDGRPLVALLDGTLIRWMIRRLHQRELEEELVRRYVDLLEQFQQAEIPVASYISMPGGAEVVNLLRVARDECSSNPPSLLLDGLTDRLLFGHLLQPGERSGLFLSGSHIQQAYTRHRIVFTYVAVPGPYGMAEIARVEFPVWVAEKADWVDLVHGVLLKECEKGGGYPMVLTEAHEQAVIRASEREVFYELIGRQLRRQGLPVTQSRKQTSKRRPVL